The Streptomyces sp. NBC_00440 genome contains a region encoding:
- a CDS encoding DUF5682 family protein, protein MTGSTACPVSDVPSVREPTPAGQPAPGQPAPAGQGLPSSRATPSAPATRPAAADPLLLGVRHHGPGSARAVLAALDAAVPDAVLIEGPPEGDALLPLAAAAEMTPPVALLAHVVGDPGRAAFWPLAEFSPEWVAIRWAQRHGVPVRFIDLPAAHSLAMAEEDPAELLAEESGEREGAEDGPERLGDSGPPGGSEPDGSGSGTGVPGDSEPPGASAAVRIDPIGVLAETAGYDDAERWWEDVVEHRGPGAPGSGKDPLALFAALAEAMAALRETYGDAGFPRDRVREAFMRIQLRSARKEFSGPVAVVCGAWHVPALAVKTTVAADRALLKALPKVKAEMTWVPWTHRRLARRSGYGAGIESPGWYRHLFSADDRPVERWMTKVARLLRDEDRMVSSAHVIEAVRLAGTLAALRGRPLPGLAETTDAVKAVMCDGSDVPLMLVHDRLVVGEVLGEVPDAAPAVPLQRDLTRAQRTLRLRPEAAERDLDLDLRKETDSARSRLLHRLRLLGVGWGEPGRGRASTGTFRESWRLRWEPELSLRVAEAGMWGTTVLSAATARAESQAVSATALASVTALAEQCLLAELPDALPVVMRALADRAALDTDVGHLAGALPALARSLRYGDVRSTGTAALGEVAAGLAERICVGLPPACTGLDADGANEMRGHVEGVHTAIGLLPDAAGLRERWSEVLRRLSGRDSVAGLIRGRAVRLLLDDGQLAEEETARLMGLALSPGALPADAAAWIEGFIGGASGAGTLLVHDERLLGLVDAWLAGVAPEAFTEVLPLLRRTFSAYEPGVRRTLGELVRRGVGAGGAGKAYGVGGTSGIRGVPGAGEGPGRVEESVPGFGAGLDVERADAVLPVLRLLIGRPGVNDLMGAGG, encoded by the coding sequence ATGACCGGATCCACGGCTTGTCCCGTATCCGATGTGCCCTCGGTGCGGGAGCCCACTCCCGCCGGGCAGCCCGCTCCTGGACAGCCCGCTCCCGCCGGCCAGGGCCTTCCTTCGTCCCGAGCCACACCGTCCGCGCCCGCCACCCGCCCTGCGGCAGCTGACCCTCTGCTGCTCGGCGTGCGGCACCACGGTCCCGGCTCGGCCCGTGCGGTGCTGGCCGCGCTGGACGCAGCAGTGCCCGATGCCGTGCTGATCGAGGGGCCACCCGAGGGTGACGCCTTGCTGCCGCTCGCCGCGGCCGCGGAGATGACGCCACCGGTCGCACTGCTTGCCCATGTGGTGGGCGATCCGGGCCGGGCCGCTTTCTGGCCACTGGCGGAGTTCTCTCCGGAGTGGGTGGCGATCCGCTGGGCGCAGCGCCACGGCGTGCCGGTCCGATTCATCGATCTGCCTGCGGCGCACTCCCTCGCGATGGCCGAGGAGGACCCCGCGGAGCTGCTTGCGGAGGAGTCCGGGGAGCGGGAGGGGGCGGAGGACGGGCCTGAACGTCTCGGAGACAGCGGGCCGCCCGGCGGGAGCGAACCGGACGGCAGTGGCTCCGGCACGGGTGTGCCTGGTGACAGCGAGCCCCCGGGGGCGTCGGCTGCGGTACGGATCGACCCGATCGGCGTGCTGGCCGAAACCGCTGGGTACGACGACGCCGAGCGCTGGTGGGAGGACGTCGTCGAGCACCGTGGCCCCGGCGCTCCCGGCTCGGGAAAGGACCCGCTCGCGCTGTTCGCCGCACTCGCCGAAGCCATGGCGGCCCTCCGCGAGACCTACGGTGACGCGGGGTTTCCCCGGGACCGGGTGCGCGAGGCCTTCATGAGGATCCAACTACGGTCGGCCCGGAAGGAATTCAGCGGCCCGGTGGCAGTGGTCTGCGGCGCCTGGCACGTCCCTGCCCTGGCTGTGAAGACCACTGTCGCGGCGGACCGTGCCCTGCTCAAGGCGCTGCCCAAGGTGAAGGCCGAGATGACCTGGGTGCCCTGGACGCACCGGAGGCTCGCCCGGCGCAGCGGGTACGGAGCCGGTATCGAGTCGCCCGGCTGGTACCGGCACCTGTTCAGTGCCGACGACCGCCCGGTCGAGCGCTGGATGACCAAGGTCGCACGGCTGCTGCGGGATGAGGACCGGATGGTCTCCTCCGCCCATGTCATCGAAGCGGTGCGGCTCGCGGGGACACTCGCCGCTCTGCGCGGGCGCCCGCTGCCCGGGCTGGCGGAGACGACCGATGCCGTGAAAGCGGTGATGTGCGACGGCTCCGACGTACCGCTCATGCTCGTCCACGACCGGCTTGTCGTCGGCGAGGTGCTCGGCGAGGTCCCGGACGCCGCCCCCGCCGTGCCGCTCCAGCGTGATCTGACCCGGGCTCAGCGCACGCTCCGGCTCAGGCCGGAAGCAGCGGAAAGGGACCTGGACCTCGATCTGCGCAAGGAGACCGACTCCGCGCGGTCCCGGCTGCTGCACCGGTTGCGGCTTCTCGGGGTCGGCTGGGGTGAGCCGGGCCGCGGCCGGGCGAGTACGGGCACCTTCCGGGAGAGCTGGCGGCTCCGCTGGGAGCCGGAGCTGTCCCTGCGGGTCGCGGAGGCCGGGATGTGGGGGACGACCGTGCTCTCCGCCGCCACCGCCAGAGCCGAGTCGCAGGCCGTGTCCGCGACCGCGCTCGCCTCCGTCACCGCGCTCGCCGAGCAGTGCCTGCTGGCTGAACTGCCCGATGCGCTCCCGGTGGTGATGCGTGCCCTGGCCGACCGCGCCGCGCTCGACACCGACGTCGGCCATCTTGCCGGTGCGCTGCCCGCGCTGGCCCGTTCGCTGCGGTACGGAGATGTTCGCTCCACCGGTACGGCGGCGCTCGGCGAGGTCGCCGCGGGCCTGGCCGAGCGGATCTGCGTCGGCCTGCCGCCGGCCTGTACGGGACTGGACGCGGACGGTGCGAACGAGATGCGGGGCCATGTGGAGGGGGTCCACACCGCGATCGGACTGCTGCCGGACGCCGCAGGGCTGCGTGAGCGGTGGAGCGAGGTGCTGCGCAGACTGTCCGGACGGGACTCCGTCGCCGGGCTGATACGCGGGCGGGCTGTCCGGCTCCTGCTCGACGACGGACAGCTTGCGGAGGAGGAGACAGCACGGCTCATGGGCCTCGCCCTGTCGCCGGGCGCGCTGCCCGCCGACGCGGCCGCCTGGATCGAAGGCTTCATCGGTGGGGCGTCCGGGGCGGGGACGCTCCTGGTGCACGACGAGCGGCTGCTCGGGCTGGTCGACGCATGGCTGGCGGGCGTGGCGCCGGAGGCGTTCACCGAGGTACTGCCGTTGCTGCGCCGTACGTTCTCGGCGTACGAGCCGGGGGTACGCCGCACGCTCGGCGAGCTCGTCAGGCGCGGAGTTGGGGCCGGCGGGGCCGGCAAGGCTTATGGGGTGGGCGGGACTTCTGGGATTCGTGGTGTTCCGGGGGCTGGTGAGGGGCCAGGAAGGGTTGAGGAGTCGGTGCCCGGGTTCGGGGCCGGGCTCGACGTGGAGCGTGCCGACGCGGTCCTGCCGGTGCTGCGGCTGCTCATCGGGAGGCCGGGCGTCAACGATCTGATGGGGGCGGGCGGATGA
- a CDS encoding ATP-binding protein: protein MTTSENTGAQVLRPHAEDAFAHELTALAAADDRPRPERWKLSPWAVATYLQGGTLPDGTVITPKYVGPRRIVEVAVTTLATDRALLLLGVPGTAKTWVSEHLAAAVSGDSTLLVQGTAGTPEEAIRYGWNYAQLLAHGPSRDALVPSPVMRAMADGMTARVEELTRIPADVQDTLITILSEKTLPVPELGQETQAVRGFNLIATANDRDRGVNELSSALRRRFNTVVLPLPSTADAEVDIVSRRVDQIGRSLDLPAAPEGMDEIRRVVTVFRELRGGVTADGRTKVKSPSGTLSTAEAISVVTNGLALAAHFGDGVLRSADVAAGLLGAVVRDPAADRVVWQEYLETVVRERDGWKDFYRACREVSV, encoded by the coding sequence ATGACCACGTCCGAAAACACCGGTGCACAGGTTCTGAGGCCGCACGCCGAGGACGCATTCGCCCACGAGCTCACGGCACTTGCCGCCGCGGACGACCGGCCGCGCCCCGAGCGCTGGAAGCTCTCGCCGTGGGCCGTGGCCACCTATCTCCAGGGCGGCACGCTGCCCGACGGCACGGTGATCACACCGAAATACGTCGGACCGCGCCGTATCGTCGAAGTCGCCGTAACCACGCTCGCGACCGACCGTGCACTGCTGCTGCTCGGTGTTCCCGGCACCGCCAAGACCTGGGTCTCCGAGCACCTCGCCGCGGCCGTGAGCGGTGACTCCACCCTGCTCGTCCAGGGCACGGCCGGGACGCCCGAGGAAGCGATCAGATACGGCTGGAACTACGCGCAGCTGCTGGCCCATGGACCCAGCCGTGACGCCCTGGTGCCCAGCCCCGTCATGCGGGCCATGGCGGACGGCATGACGGCACGCGTCGAGGAGCTGACCCGGATCCCCGCCGATGTGCAGGACACTCTGATCACGATCCTGTCCGAGAAGACGCTGCCCGTCCCGGAGCTGGGCCAGGAGACGCAGGCAGTCCGCGGATTCAATCTGATCGCCACGGCCAACGACCGCGACCGCGGGGTCAATGAGCTGTCCAGCGCGCTGCGTCGGCGGTTCAACACGGTGGTTCTGCCGCTGCCGTCCACCGCCGATGCCGAGGTCGACATCGTCTCCCGGCGCGTCGATCAGATCGGTCGTTCGCTCGATCTTCCCGCCGCGCCCGAAGGGATGGACGAGATCCGCCGGGTGGTGACCGTCTTCCGTGAGTTGCGCGGCGGGGTCACCGCTGACGGGCGGACGAAGGTCAAGTCCCCGTCGGGCACCCTCTCCACAGCCGAGGCGATCTCCGTCGTCACCAACGGGCTTGCTCTCGCGGCGCACTTCGGCGACGGGGTGCTCCGGTCGGCCGACGTCGCCGCCGGCCTGCTGGGCGCGGTCGTACGCGATCCAGCGGCCGACCGGGTGGTCTGGCAGGAATATCTGGAGACCGTGGTGCGGGAACGGGACGGCTGGAAGGACTTCTACCGGGCCTGCCGGGAGGTCTCGGTATGA